The genomic window GTGAATGCTCGCCTAAAGCAACATTACTTGTGTAAATATTACAACATATATTTAAAACCGACCAAAACGATCTAATCCGTTGTTAATTCGCCTACTTACTAATAAATCTTACTTTCATAATTATCACCTTAATCAAGAACATTTCCCAAATCTACATCTGGGAAATGGCGACGAAATTTCGTTATAAGCAGTCTTATCCGAATGTAATACGCTGATGGTCAACAAAATACATATGGCCTGACACAAATAGGACATCTGTCTGAATTGGCTAGGCATTTCCTTAAACAGTCTGCGTGGAAGAAGTGGGCACAGGGCGTCACTCGCGCTGACTTCATGGTGCCCAAACACACTGCACACACATCCTCTAGAGTGGCCAGCTCCTCGGGTGTAGCTCGCCTGAACTTCGCCAAGGAGCCACGGGCTTCTTGGAGCTTCGCGAGAGCTTCCCCTAACCTGTGTCGTCCATGaataaatacacatacataaaaGAGGAGAGCGGCTAATCTCCACCGCTCGCACCACGCTAACGCTGGTACTAAGGGAATGGCTAACGCTGTGGTGATGGCTCTTGCCCAAGCACCGAAATACAGCAACTCCATGCCTTCTAACCTCTCTAATTTTAGAGCAGATAGACCAATAGGCCAAAGCTCCAAGAAGGTCCTCTCTGTTAGAAGGTAGTACGTGCCAGTGATGGCTGTGTATAACGCTGTGGGTTTGTAATGTTCTAGTCCTTGTTCCAATCCAAGAGCGAGGAGGACAAAAGTTATGGTGACAATGAAGGTGACAGCTTTCGTCCATTCTAGGACAATTTTCGTGGCTGACATTGCAAGGTGCTTGACCCTAGAATGGCGAGTTACGTTGACGTAGGGTGACCAGTCTTCTTTGGTGCAGATCTCCCGGACGTAGCTGACGGAGTAGGTGAC from Helicoverpa zea isolate HzStark_Cry1AcR chromosome 20, ilHelZeax1.1, whole genome shotgun sequence includes these protein-coding regions:
- the LOC124640474 gene encoding uncharacterized protein LOC124640474 codes for the protein MGMISRVRGRIRSDSFSKIHTIKSEDKLANIVWLLSLVLLLPYWAPRGLLVALGGAWLMAAYTCLVVPVLISANYKYPARWYPAVVKLAQEVAKKLRAPVTRVLGVMKAAYAPVERAEKLFLQMNNLSTMIGQLLMFTACDRLLVSQGRLTCLYSLMFYNVVTYSVSYVREICTKEDWSPYVNVTRHSRVKHLAMSATKIVLEWTKAVTFIVTITFVLLALGLEQGLEHYKPTALYTAITGTYYLLTERTFLELWPIGLSALKLERLEGMELLYFGAWARAITTALAIPLVPALAWCERWRLAALLFYVCVFIHGRHRLGEALAKLQEARGSLAKFRRATPEELATLEDVCAVCLGTMKSARVTPCAHFFHADCLRKCLANSDRCPICVRPYVFC